The sequence GCGCCGTACCGCACGTGCCTGTGACGGCAGACCTCGAGGCGGGCTACGGCGCGGCCCCGTCCGAGCTGATCGAGCGGATGCTGGCGGCCGGGGCGGTGGGGCTGAACATCGAGGACACGGTCCACTCCGAGGGCGGCCGGCTCCGCTCGGTCGCCGAGCACGCCGACTACGTCGGTGGGCTGCGCGCGGCCGCGGACGATGCCGGGGTCGACGTCGTGATCAACGCCCGCACCGACGTGTTCCTGCGCAAGGGCGAGTTCGACGACCCGCTGTCGGAGGCGATCATCCGGTTGAAGGCGTGCGAGGAGGCGGGTGCGCGCTGCGTCTATCCGGTCGGCGCTCCTGACGCAGCCGCGGTGAAGACGCTGCTCGCCGAGCTCAGCGGCCCGGTCAACGTGATCGCCAACCCCCGCAGCGGGTCAGCCGCCGGCTCGCTGGAGGAGCTCCGCGAGCTGGGGGTGCAGCGAGTGACGTTCGGGCCGAAGCTCCAGCAGGAGCTGGCAGCCGACCTGGCGGCCCTCGTCGAGGGTTGGCGCTGACCATGCTCAAGTTCGTCCTCGTCGTCATCGTGGTGGCGCTCGTCGTCTATGTCGTGGTCGGCGCGCTCGGCCGACGACGCGCACGCCCGGCGCCGCCGCCCGAGGTGGCGCCCGAGGATCGGGAGGACTTCTTGTGGCAGGTGCGCTCGCGTGCCCAGCAGCAGCGGCGGCGCGACGAGCCGGCCCAGGACACGAGCGCCCCGGCGCCGGCGCCGGCGGTGACCATCGACCCGGCCGTGTTCGCCCATGACGACGTCCAGGGCAGCTCCAACGAGACGTTCACCGTCATCGGCGGGGATGCAGCAGCCGTCGCAGGTGCGCTGGAGAGAGCCGCAGCCCGGTTCATGCGGGTGGACGAGACCGGCACGGAGCACCCCGACGACGCCACCGCCCAGGCTTGCCTGGAGCAGGGCCGATACACCCCCAACTACGTCTCGGACCCCGTGCCCACCGCACGAGGACCGCAGGTCCACGTGGACTGCAAGGGCGTCATCCCCGCGGAGATGGCGCGGACGTTCCACCGGATCCTGCGCGAGGAGCTGCAGCACGCCGGTGCCCCGGTCCGGGTGAGCGTCGCGCACGCGTAGCATTCCGGCGTGACTGCAGCCCCCGCCAGCCCGTCGACCGGGCCCGAGTTCCGCTACTCAGACCTGCTCCCCACCGCCGGCTCCAACGGGGAGGACGAGACTCCCTACCGCCTCGTCACGACCGAGGGAGTCAGCACGTTCGAGGTGGCAGGCGAGGACGGGCAGACCCAGACCTTCCTCAAGGTCGACCCCGAGGCGATCCGGCGACTCAGCGCCGAGGCGATGCACGACATCAGCCACTACCTGCGGCCCGGCCACCTCGCCCAGCTGCGCAAGATCATCGACGACCCGGAGGCCTCCGGCAACGACCGCTTCGTGGCCCTCGACCTGCTCAAGAACGTGAACATCTCCGCCGGCGGCGTGCTGCCGATGTGTCAGGACACCGGCACCGCCATCGTGATGGGCAAGAAGTCCGAGGGCGTGCTCACCGGAGCCGACGACGCAGAGGCGATCAGCCAGGGTGTCTATGACGCCTACACGAAGCTCAACCTGCGCTACTCCCAGCTCGCGCCGCTGACGACGTTCGAGGAGAAGAACACCGGCACCAACCTGCCGGCTCAGATCGAGATCTACTCGACGCCGCAGACAACGGGGAAGCCGGAGTACAAGTTCCTCTTCATGGCCAAGGGGGGCGGGTCGGCCAACAAGTCCTTCCTCTTCCAGGAGACCAAGGCGATCCTCAACCCGCAGCGCCTGCTGACCTATCTCGACGAGAAGATCCGCTCGCTCGGCACAGCGGCCTGCCCGCCCTACCACTTGGCCGTCGTGATCGGCGGCACGAGCGCGGAGTTCGCGCTCAAGACCGCCAAGCTGGCCAGCGCTCGCTACCTCGACGACCTGCCGACCCAGGGCTCGATGAGCGCCCACGGCATCCGCGACGTCGAGCTCGAGGAGCAGGTGCTCGAGCTGACCCGTTCCTTCGGAATCGGAGCCCAGTTCGGCGGGAAGTACTTCTGCCACGACGTCCGCGTCGTTCGACTCCCCCGCCACGGCGCGTCGTGCCCGGTGGCGATCGCGGTGTCGTGCTCGGCCGACCGTCAGGCCCTGGGCAAGATCACTCCCGAGGGCGTCTTCCTCGAGCAGCTCGAGACCGACCCGGCGCACTACATGCCCTCGGCCGGCGTCTCCGAGGAGATCGCTGCCGGCGAGGTCGTCAAGATCGACCTCAACCAGCCGATGGACGCGATCTTGGCGGAGCTCTCGAAGCACCCGGTGAAGACGCGACTCTCGCTGACCGGCCCACTCGTCGTGGCTCGCGACATCGCGCACGCCAAGATCCAGGAGCGGCTCGACGCGGGCGAGGAGATGCCCTCCTATCTCCGCGACCACCCCGTCTACTACGCCGGTCCCGCCAAGACACCGGCCGGGATGGCGTCAGGCTCGTTCGGTCCGACGACCGCCGGCCGGATGGACTCCTATGTCGCGCAGTTCCAGGCAGCCGGCGGATCGAAGGTGATGCTCGCGAAGGGCAACCGCTCCAAGGTGGTGACCCAGGCGTGCGCGGAGCACGGCGGGTTCTACCTCGGGTCGATCGGTGGACCTGCCGCTCGCCTCGCCCAGGACTGCATCACCTCGGTGTCGGTGCTGGAGTACGAGGAGCTCGGCATGGAGGCGGTGTGGAAGATCGAGGTCGAGGACTTCCCTGCCTTCATCGTCGTCGACGACAAGGGCAACGACTTCTTCACCGACCCCTCCGGCACCACGACCGTGCCGCTCTCGGGCATCCGCGTCCGCTCGGCGGAATAGGCGCGGAGCCCGAGAGCAGCCGGAGTCACTCGTCGCAGTGACCCGGGCCGGTGCCTCCCTCGTTGAAGCTCCCGAGCACCCCGGCGAGCTGCTTGGCCGTGGTCGTCTGCGCCTTGGTCAGCGTGGTGCCTCCGACCGAGGAGAAGAGCGACTCCGCCGAGGTCAGCGCTGAGGTGACGGCTGCCGGGGCAGTGGCACCGTTCAGGACGTTGAGCTTCGCCGCCATGTACTGGTGGGCCAGGATGTAGTAGGCGTTGCCGGCCGGCGGGGTGCTGAACACCTGGAGCCACGTCTTGCCGGAGCTGTAGAACGGCGTGTCCTCCTGGGCTGCGCCGATGGCGAGCCACCCGTCGTCGTACGGCGCGGGACCCTCAGCCGAGTGCGTCTTCCAGTAGCCCTGGGTCAGCGTGCAGCCACCACCGGGGACGGTGATCGTCACGGTGTGGTCGTCACTGCCTGTCGTTCCGGTGTCGTTGGTGACGAAGGACGCGACGTTGCGCACGGTGTAGACCCCGGGACTCGCGTAGGGACCGAC comes from Nocardioides piscis and encodes:
- a CDS encoding isocitrate lyase/PEP mutase family protein; this translates as MDTATRARALLDLHHTGTTLVLPNVWDAWSARTVADAGFAALSIGSHPLADSRGQGDKEDMSLDDALDGVRRICGAVPHVPVTADLEAGYGAAPSELIERMLAAGAVGLNIEDTVHSEGGRLRSVAEHADYVGGLRAAADDAGVDVVINARTDVFLRKGEFDDPLSEAIIRLKACEEAGARCVYPVGAPDAAAVKTLLAELSGPVNVIANPRSGSAAGSLEELRELGVQRVTFGPKLQQELAADLAALVEGWR
- a CDS encoding fumarate hydratase, with protein sequence MTAAPASPSTGPEFRYSDLLPTAGSNGEDETPYRLVTTEGVSTFEVAGEDGQTQTFLKVDPEAIRRLSAEAMHDISHYLRPGHLAQLRKIIDDPEASGNDRFVALDLLKNVNISAGGVLPMCQDTGTAIVMGKKSEGVLTGADDAEAISQGVYDAYTKLNLRYSQLAPLTTFEEKNTGTNLPAQIEIYSTPQTTGKPEYKFLFMAKGGGSANKSFLFQETKAILNPQRLLTYLDEKIRSLGTAACPPYHLAVVIGGTSAEFALKTAKLASARYLDDLPTQGSMSAHGIRDVELEEQVLELTRSFGIGAQFGGKYFCHDVRVVRLPRHGASCPVAIAVSCSADRQALGKITPEGVFLEQLETDPAHYMPSAGVSEEIAAGEVVKIDLNQPMDAILAELSKHPVKTRLSLTGPLVVARDIAHAKIQERLDAGEEMPSYLRDHPVYYAGPAKTPAGMASGSFGPTTAGRMDSYVAQFQAAGGSKVMLAKGNRSKVVTQACAEHGGFYLGSIGGPAARLAQDCITSVSVLEYEELGMEAVWKIEVEDFPAFIVVDDKGNDFFTDPSGTTTVPLSGIRVRSAE